A window of Mangifera indica cultivar Alphonso chromosome 13, CATAS_Mindica_2.1, whole genome shotgun sequence contains these coding sequences:
- the LOC123193927 gene encoding ribulose bisphosphate carboxylase/oxygenase activase, chloroplastic-like isoform X1, protein MQRHQDQRSRSVKPTTIHTCAQSGDLLAFQKLLRDNPSLLNERNPVMSQTPLHVSAGYNKAEIVKFLLEWQGNDKVELEAKNMYGETPLHMAAKNGCNEAARLLLAHGAFIEAKANNGMTPLHLSVWYSIRAEDCSTVKTLLESNADCSAVDNEGMTPLDHLSNGPGSEKLRELLLWHHEEQQKRRALAACCQTKAKMDELENELSNIVGLHELKIQLRKWAKGMLLDERRRALGLKVGTRRPPHMAFLGNPGTGKTMVARILGRLLYMVGILPTDRVTEVQRTDLVGEFVGHTGPKTRRKIKEAEGGILFVDEAYRLIPMQKSDDKDYGLEALEEIMSVMDSGKVVVIFAGYSEPMKRVIASNEGFCRRVTKFFYFNDFNSSEVANILHIKMNNQTEDSLLYGFKLHASCSIEAIAALIERTTTENQRKEMNGGLVDPMLVNARENLDLRLSFDCIDTDELRTITLEDLEAGLQLLVR, encoded by the exons ATGCAGAGGCATCAGGATCAACGGTCAAGATCTGTCAAGCCCACCACAATTCATACTTGTGCTCAGTCCGGGGATCTTCTTGCCTTCCAGAAGCTACTTCGGGATAACCCTTCTCTTCTCAATGAAAGAAATCCCGTT ATGTCACAGACACCCCTTCATGTTTCTGCTGGTTACAACAAGGCTGAAATAGTTAAGTTTCTGCTTGAATGGCAAGGAAATGATAAGGTTGAGTTGGAGGCAAAGAATATg TATGGAGAAACCCCTTTGCATATGGCTGCCAAAAATGGGTGCAATGAAGCTGCACGCTTACTTCTTGCTCATGGTGCTTTTATTGAAGCCAAAGCTAAC AATGGAATGACACCACTACACCTTTCTGTTTGGTACTCAATCCGAGCTGAAGACTGCTCAACTGTCAAGACATTGCTCGAGAGTAATGCTGATTGCAGTGCTGTGGACAAT GAGGGCATGACTCCTCTTGATCATCTTTCAAATGGCCCAGGAAGTGAAAAGTTGCGTGAACTTTTACTCTGGCATCATGAAGAGCAGCAAAAGAGAAGGGCACTTGCAGCTTGCTGCCAGACAAAAGCTAAGATGGATGAACTTGAAAATGAACTATCAAATATTGTTGGTTTGCATGAGCTCAAGATACAACTTCGTAAATGGGCAAAGGGGATGCTTTTGGATGAGAGGCGCAGAGCCCTTGGACTGAAAGTTGGTACTAGAAGACCTCCTCATATGGCATTTCTTGGAAATCCGGGAacag GTAAGACAATGGTAGCTCGAATCCTTGGAAGGTTACTTTATATGGTGGGAATTCTACCTACTGACAGGGTAACAGAAGTACAACGGACAGATTTGGTTGGAGAATTTGTTGGTCATACTGGACCAAAGACTAGAAGAAAG ATCAAAGAAGCTGAAGGAGGAATTCTCTTTGTGGATGAAGCATATCGCCTCATACCCATGCAGAAATCAGACGACAAGGACTATGGGCTGGAAGCCTTAGAAGAGATAATGTCCGTTATGGACAGTGGAAAAGTTGTTGTCATATTTGCTGGCTATAGTGAACCAATGAAACGTGTAATTGCTTCCAATGAAGGCTTCTGCCGAAGGGTTactaagtttttttattttaatgatttcaaTTCATCAGAAGTAGCCAATATTCTCCATATCAAGATGAATAATCAAACCGAGGATAGCTTGTTGTATGGTTTTAAATTACATGCTTCCTGTAGCATAGAGGCCATTGCAGCTCTTATTGAGAGAACCACAACAGAAAATCAGCGCAAGGAGATGAATGGAGGTCTAGTAGATCCGATGCTAGTTAACGCCAGGGAGAATTTGGATCTTAGGCTCAGTTTTGACTGTATAGACACTGATGAATTGCGAACAATCACCTTAGAGGATTTAGAAGCAGGTTTACAGCTTTTAGTGAGATAA
- the LOC123193927 gene encoding ribulose bisphosphate carboxylase/oxygenase activase, chloroplastic-like isoform X2 yields MIWMSQTPLHVSAGYNKAEIVKFLLEWQGNDKVELEAKNMYGETPLHMAAKNGCNEAARLLLAHGAFIEAKANNGMTPLHLSVWYSIRAEDCSTVKTLLESNADCSAVDNEGMTPLDHLSNGPGSEKLRELLLWHHEEQQKRRALAACCQTKAKMDELENELSNIVGLHELKIQLRKWAKGMLLDERRRALGLKVGTRRPPHMAFLGNPGTGKTMVARILGRLLYMVGILPTDRVTEVQRTDLVGEFVGHTGPKTRRKIKEAEGGILFVDEAYRLIPMQKSDDKDYGLEALEEIMSVMDSGKVVVIFAGYSEPMKRVIASNEGFCRRVTKFFYFNDFNSSEVANILHIKMNNQTEDSLLYGFKLHASCSIEAIAALIERTTTENQRKEMNGGLVDPMLVNARENLDLRLSFDCIDTDELRTITLEDLEAGLQLLVR; encoded by the exons ATGATTTGG ATGTCACAGACACCCCTTCATGTTTCTGCTGGTTACAACAAGGCTGAAATAGTTAAGTTTCTGCTTGAATGGCAAGGAAATGATAAGGTTGAGTTGGAGGCAAAGAATATg TATGGAGAAACCCCTTTGCATATGGCTGCCAAAAATGGGTGCAATGAAGCTGCACGCTTACTTCTTGCTCATGGTGCTTTTATTGAAGCCAAAGCTAAC AATGGAATGACACCACTACACCTTTCTGTTTGGTACTCAATCCGAGCTGAAGACTGCTCAACTGTCAAGACATTGCTCGAGAGTAATGCTGATTGCAGTGCTGTGGACAAT GAGGGCATGACTCCTCTTGATCATCTTTCAAATGGCCCAGGAAGTGAAAAGTTGCGTGAACTTTTACTCTGGCATCATGAAGAGCAGCAAAAGAGAAGGGCACTTGCAGCTTGCTGCCAGACAAAAGCTAAGATGGATGAACTTGAAAATGAACTATCAAATATTGTTGGTTTGCATGAGCTCAAGATACAACTTCGTAAATGGGCAAAGGGGATGCTTTTGGATGAGAGGCGCAGAGCCCTTGGACTGAAAGTTGGTACTAGAAGACCTCCTCATATGGCATTTCTTGGAAATCCGGGAacag GTAAGACAATGGTAGCTCGAATCCTTGGAAGGTTACTTTATATGGTGGGAATTCTACCTACTGACAGGGTAACAGAAGTACAACGGACAGATTTGGTTGGAGAATTTGTTGGTCATACTGGACCAAAGACTAGAAGAAAG ATCAAAGAAGCTGAAGGAGGAATTCTCTTTGTGGATGAAGCATATCGCCTCATACCCATGCAGAAATCAGACGACAAGGACTATGGGCTGGAAGCCTTAGAAGAGATAATGTCCGTTATGGACAGTGGAAAAGTTGTTGTCATATTTGCTGGCTATAGTGAACCAATGAAACGTGTAATTGCTTCCAATGAAGGCTTCTGCCGAAGGGTTactaagtttttttattttaatgatttcaaTTCATCAGAAGTAGCCAATATTCTCCATATCAAGATGAATAATCAAACCGAGGATAGCTTGTTGTATGGTTTTAAATTACATGCTTCCTGTAGCATAGAGGCCATTGCAGCTCTTATTGAGAGAACCACAACAGAAAATCAGCGCAAGGAGATGAATGGAGGTCTAGTAGATCCGATGCTAGTTAACGCCAGGGAGAATTTGGATCTTAGGCTCAGTTTTGACTGTATAGACACTGATGAATTGCGAACAATCACCTTAGAGGATTTAGAAGCAGGTTTACAGCTTTTAGTGAGATAA
- the LOC123195326 gene encoding uncharacterized protein LOC123195326: MVSIGILTFPSNSTHDSCSTSSPCGLRFSFSSFNYNNPSNPIPSRFLKQKPLRFPCFKILASSSSLVEHGSAEQFLENNSIADFMRFKRGSQKGSARLQTAVVSYKKKFPWSLLPPFLQVDLVSTIHIADKEYFETLQKELEGYDCILYEMVASRESLENRRNPADRKKIKGSRLRGFNILGCIQRQMARILMLDFQLDCLDYQAENWYHADLDYETFKLLQLEKGENLFTFARDMTLKSTKAMVQPAIPEGLGPWRSKLLWASRVLPMPLVGLLVIGSVCTDVGSQPSDYPELEALSRLDFGAAMKVFLAKRLTSEFTQVTADVEESSVIIGERNKAAIEALRRAIDGGHSKIAILYGGGHMPDLSRRLREEFDLFPSQVQWITAWSIRHRDLNSSSFPFLKTMAEVLGWPLNRYQTLALLILSSVLAVDLWFWELFFGTTVDWISQIASEVYQYVDTALKM, translated from the exons ATGGTGTCCATAGGCATACTTACATTTCCTTCCAATTCAACCCACGATTCATGTTCCACCTCTTCTCCTTGCGGGCTCAGATTCAGTTTTTCTTCCTTTAACTACAACAACCCCTCAAACCCAATTCCTTCAAGATTCTTGAAACAAAAACCTCTCAGATTTCCCTGTTTTAAAATACTCGCTTCTTCATCTTCGTTGGTTGAACATGGCTCAGCGGAGCAATTTTTGGAGAATAATTCAATTGCAGATTTTATGAGATTCAAAAGAGGGAGCCAGAAAGGCAGCGCTCGGTTGCAGACTGCTGTTGTTTCTTATAAAAAGAAGTTCCCCTGGTCTCTTCTTCCTCCTTTTCTTCAG GTTGATTTGGTTTCAACAATTCACATCGCGGATAAAGA GTATTTTGAAACTCTCCAGAAGGAACTTGAGGGTTATGATTGTATCCTCTATGAGATGGTGGCTAGCAGGGAGAGTTTAGAAAACAGAAGAAACCCTGCTGATAGAAAGAAGATTAAAGGTTCACGCTTACGGGGTTTCAACATTCTAGGATGTATTCAAAGGCAGATGGCTCGAATTCTCATGCTTGATTTTCAATTAGACTGTCTTGATTACCAAGCTGAGAATTGGTACCATGCAGATCTTGATTATGAGACTTTCAAGTTACTTCAG CTTGAAAAAGGTGAAAACTTATTCACATTTGCAAGGGATATGACTCTTAAATCAACTAAAGCTATGGTGCAGCCAGCAATTCCAGAAGGCCTTGGTCCTTGGAGATCCAAGCTTCTATGGGCTTCCCGCGTACTTCCGATGCCACTTGTTGGTCTTCTCGTTATTGGAAGTGTCTGTACAGATGTGGGAAGTCAGCCATCTGATTATCCAGAGCTAGAAGCACTATCTAGGCTTGACTTTGGTGCGGCTATGAAGGTTTTCCTGGCGAAGCGACTTACATCTGA GTTCACTCAAGTGACAGCAGATGTAGAGGAGAGTTCTGTTATTATTGGTGAGAGAAACAAGGCTGCAATTGAAGCACTTAGAAGAGCAATTGATGGGGGACACAGTAAGATTGCCATTCTGTATGGCGGTGGCCACATGCCAGACTTGTCAAGGCGGTTAAGAGAGGAGTTTGACCTGTTTCCTTCCCAAGTTCAATGGATAACAGCTTGGTCAATTAGACATCGAGACTTGAATAGCAGTTCCTTCCCATTTCTGAAAACAATGGCAGAAGTTTTAGGTTGGCCACTAAATCGCTACCAAACTTTAGCACTGCTCATTTTATCGTCAGTCCTTGCAGTGGATCTCTGGTTTTGGGAACTTTTTTTTGGCACAACAGTTGACTGGATCTCCCAAATTGCATCCGAAGTTTATCAATATGTTGATACAGCGCTAAAGATGTGA
- the LOC123194475 gene encoding polyol transporter 5-like, translated as MQLNSARDPEKRHYYYRQLPDSERRNEESLPMEANRKAGFNRYALAAAILASTNSILLGYDIGVMSGAVLYIRDNLKITSIQVEILVGSLNVCSLIGSLAAGKTSDCIGRRYTIVLAATTFLIGALLMGFASSFSLLMAGRLVAGFGVGYSLMIAPVYTAEISPSTSRGFLSSLPEVFINIGILLGYISNYAFSNLPENINWRFMLGLAALPAIAVALGVMVMPESPRWLIMKGRFAEAKQALIKTSNSEEEAEFRLTEMTKSAEPSSCSNNWRGQGVWKELLLRPSRPLRRILIAAIGVNFFMQASGNDAVVYYSPEVFREAGISGKKQLVGVTVIMGIAKTSCVLLSALCLDRLGRRPLLLLGSSGMALSLALLGVGSKCLEQSNGNPEWAVALCVVAVCADVSFFSIGLGPVTWVYSSEIFPTRFRAQGSSLAISVNRLVSGTVAMTFLSISRGITFGGMFFGLAGIMAVGTIFFYFFLPETKGKSLEEIRVLFEDNTN; from the exons ATGCAGCTCAATTCTGCTCGAGACCCAGAAAAGCGCCATTACTACTACCGCCAACTTCCGGATTCAgaaagaagaaatgaagaatCGCTGCCCATGGAGGCTAATAGGAAGGCTGGTTTCAATAGATATGCTCTTGCAGCGGCCATTTTGGCCTCCACAAATTCTATTCTGTTGGGTTATG atatTGGTGTGATGAGTGGCGCAGTGCTTTACATCAGGGATAACCTCAAGATCACATCAATTCAAGTTGAGATCTTGGTGGGTTCCCTGAATGTATGTTCATTGATAGGTTCACTTGCCGCCGGTAAGACTTCTGATTGTATAGGGCGGCGTTACACCATTGTTCTGGCAGCCACCACATTTCTGATAGGCGCTCTGCTAATGGGATTTGCATCTTCTTTCTCATTACTTATGGCTGGAAGATTAGTGGCGGGCTTTGGAGTCGGCTACTCTCTGATGATAGCTCCAGTTTACACGGCGGAGATCTCTCCTTCCACCTCTCGAGGTTTCCTCTCTTCCCTCCCGGAAGTCTTCATTAACATCGGAATCCTACTGGGTTACATCTCCAACTATGCTTTCTCAAATCTTCCGGAAAATATAAACTGGAGATTCATGCTGGGACTTGCAGCATTGCCTGCAATTGCTGTTGCATTGGGTGTCATGGTGATGCCAGAGTCCCCCAGGTGGCTTATCATGAAAGGCCGGTTTGCCGAAGCAAAACAGGCCTTGATAAAAACTTCGAACTCTGAAGAGGAAGCTGAATTCAGACTAACTGAAATGACAAAATCTGCTGAACCTTCATCTTGTTCAAACAATTGGCGAGGCCAAGGTGTTTGGAAAGAGTTATTGTTAAGGCCTTCTCGACCCCTTCGCAGAATTCTCATTGCCGCCATTGGTGTTAACTTCTTCATGCAAGCTTCAGGAAACGACGCCGTTGTTTATTACAGCCCTGAAGTTTTCAGGGAAGCTGGAATCAGCGGCAAAAAACAGCTTGTTGGTGTAACAGTTATAATGGGAATTGCAAAAACATCCTGTGTTCTTCTTTCGGCTCTTTGCTTGGATAGATTGGGTAGGCGGCCTTTGTTATTGTTGGGCTCTAGTGGGATGGCTCTTTCATTAGCTTTACTGGGCGTTGGCTCCAAGTGTCTTGAGCAGTCAAATGGTAATCCTGAGTGGGCTGTTGCATTGTGTGTGGTGGCTGTTTGTGCTGATGTTTCTTTCTTCTCAATTGGGCTTGGGCCCGTTACATGGGTCTACTCATCGGAGATCTTTCCGACAAGGTTTCGGGCCCAAGGTTCGAGTCTAGCAATCTCGGTTAACCGGTTGGTGAGTGGGACAGTGGCCATGACATTTCTAAGCATTTCAAGGGGGATAACATTTGGAGGAATGTTTTTTGGCCTTGCAGGGATAATGGCAGTGGgtacaattttcttttatttctttctacCTGAAACCAAAGGTAAGAGCTTGGAAGAGATTAGGGTTCTCTTTGAAGACAACACCAACTGA
- the LOC123194383 gene encoding transcription repressor OFP8 gives MENRFKLRISRMFRASFGSCRTRNISDVIEKAVFSPQNHKNFHMIEPLSPKARPFTSICKPRCPEEANMIVNHSCFDSLPRRKVSEEYSPFVVAASNGRMCPPASPMSSLYPFSYEYKQFGFKEKKKDSLKNKKKKRGNAKRTSQKRDNNNNMCIFSSSSQDSLKYGSWWFSSDDEREDETATLFSSKSLSSDSSHESLQHHRYRRKKSGSRRRRAASNSNDKINILPLPEGKVKDSFAVVKSSSDPYNDFRTSMVEMIIEKQLFAARDLEQLLQCFLSLNSYHHHRIILEVFTEIWEALFSP, from the coding sequence atggAAAACCGATTCAAGTTACGAATCTCCCGCATGTTTCGTGCCTCATTTGGCTCCTGCCGGACCCGAAACATATCGGATGTGATAGAAAAAGCCGTCTTCTCCCcacaaaaccacaaaaatttCCATATGATAGAGCCTTTATCACCAAAAGCTCGACCCTTTACTTCTATTTGCAAACCTAGATGCCCAGAAGAAGCTAACATGATCGTTAATCACAGTTGTTTTGACTCTCTCCCCAGACGTAAAGTATCAGAAGAATACTCTCCTTTTGTTGTTGCTGCTAGCAATGGACGCATGTGCCCTCCTGCCTCGCCCATGTCTTCGCTGTACCCTTTTTCTTATGAGTATAAACAGTTTGGattcaaagagaaaaagaaggattctttgaaaaacaagaaaaagaaaaggggcAATGCGAAAAGGACTAGTCAGAagagagataataataataatatgtgtatTTTTAGCTCATCTTCTCAAGATAGTCTTAAATATGGAAGTTGGTGGTTTAGCAGCGATGATGAAAGAGAAGACGAGACGGCGACGCTTTTCTCTTCAAAAAGTCTCTCTTCAGACTCCTCTCACGAGTCCCTACAGCACCACCGTTACCGCCGGAAAAAGAGCGGATCTCGCCGTCGCAGAGCCGCATCCAAcagtaatgataaaataaatatcctGCCACTACCAGAAGGAAAAGTGAAAGACAGCTTTGCGGTGGTGAAGAGTTCAAGTGATCCATATAATGACTTCAGGACATCAATGGTGGAGATGATTATTGAGAAGCAGTTATTTGCAGCCAGGGATCTTGAGCAGCTCTTGCAGTGCTTTCTTTCTCTCAACTCGTATCATCACCATAGGATTATTCTTGAGGTTTTTACAGAGATTTGGGAAGCTTTGTTCTCTCCCTAA
- the LOC123194462 gene encoding indole-3-pyruvate monooxygenase YUCCA2-like, whose amino-acid sequence MDHLNEVVGKRIHDKKIGATARCFMVSGPVIVGAGPSGMATAACLKEKGIPSLILERANCIASLWQHKTYDRLRLHLPKNFCELPLIPFPESFPTYPTKQQFLNYLDDYANQFGLEPVFNATVVNAEYDHRCRFWRIKTLGLKQEETEYISQWLIAASGENAEEVMPHIEGMQTFKGPIFHSSSYRCGEIFREKKVLVVGCGNSGMEVSLDLSNYNAHPTLLVRTAVHVLPQEIIGISTFGISMFLLKWLPVRLVDQFLLLMSWFLLGNTAQIGINRPKLGPLQLKNLTGKTPVLDVGTTGKIKSGDIKVIRQGIKRLTKDSVEFVDGKKENFDAVILATGFKSNVVSWLKETDMFSQTNGMPRKPFPNGWKGENGLYAVGFTYRGLLGAPIIARKIAEDIEHEWKAEAANFIAFTRASEL is encoded by the exons ATGGATCACTTGAATGAAGTAGTAGGGAAAAGAATCCATGACAAGAAGATTGGCGCGACAGCAAGGTGCTTCATGGTGAGTGGACCTGTTATAGTTGGTGCTGGCCCATCGGGAATGGCGACTGCTGCTTGCCTTAAAGAAAAAGGAATCCCTAGCTTGATTCTTGAAAGGGCTAATTGCATAGCTTCCTTATGGCAGCACAAAACCTATGATCGCCTTCGTCTTCATCTCCCTAAGAATTTCTGTGAACTCCCTCTAATACCATTCCCAGAAAGTTTCCCCACTTATCCAACCAAACAGCAGTTCTTAAACTACTTGGATGATTATGCTAACCAATTTGGCCTGGAACCAGTTTTTAACGCCACTGTGGTCAATGCTGAATATGACCATCGCTGTAGGTTTTGGAGAATTAAGACTTTGGGGCTCAAACAAGAAGAGACTGAGTACATAAGTCAGTGGTTGATTGCTGCCTCTGGAGAGAATGCAGAGGAAGTTATGCCGCATATCGAAGGAATGCAAACTTTCAAAGGGCCCATTTTTCACTCTAGCTCGTACAGATGTGGAGAAATATTTCGTGAAAAGAAAGTACTTGTAGTTGGATGTGGAAATTCAGGTATGGAGGTGTCTTTGGATCTCAGCAACTACAATGCCCATCCAACCCTCCTCGTTAGAACAGCG GTGCACGTTTTGCCTCAAGAGATAATAGGAATATCAACTTTTGGAATATCTATGTTCTTGCTCAAATGGCTACCCGTACGTCTTGTGGACCAGTTTTTACTTCTAATGTCGTGGTTCCTGCTCGGAAACACAGCTCAAATTGGAATCAATCGCCCCAAGCTTGGCCCTCTTCAACTAAAGAATTTGACCGGAAAAACACCTGTATTAGACGTCGGCACAACAGGAAAGATTAAAAGTGGGGATATTAAG GTAATTCGCCAAGGAATCAAGAGATTGACGAAAGATAGTGTGGAGTTCGTTGATGGGAAGAAAGAGAATTTCGATGCTGTCATTCTAGCTACTGGTTTCAAAAGCAATGTAGTATCTTGGTTGAAg GAGACAGATATGTTTTCTCAGACAAATGGGATGCCTCGGAAGCCATTTCCAAATGGATGGAAAGGCGAAAATGGGCTGTATGCTGTAGGATTTACTTACCGTGGCCTCCTTGGTGCCCCCATTATTGCAAGAAAAATTGCTGAAGATATTGAGCATGAGTGGAAAGCTGAGGCCGCAAATTTTATAGCTTTCACTCGTGCTTCTGAATTATAA